A segment of the Paracoccus suum genome:
GGAGGGCGACGCAGTCCTGATGGTGCCCTCGCTGGAGGTTGAGAACGCAGCCGATGTGCCGGGCGTCGGCCTGCGCAGCTACGACGAATACCCCGGCGAGACGCCCCCGGTCCTATGGATGATCGCCGAAGCGCGGGCGCAGCGGATCGGCGTGGAACGGCTGGACGCGCGCCTGCTGGCCCCGGCACAGGACGTGGCGCGGATCGACCTGACCGATCACGCCACGCCCGAGCGCGCGGTCAAGCACCCGGAGGAGCTTGCCCTGATCCGCGAGGCCGCGCGGTTCGCCGACATGGTCCTCGACCGCCTGCTGACCGCCGGCGGCGACATCGTGGCGCAAGGTGGGACGGAACTGGACCTGATGGCCGACGCGACCTCGCATGCCGAGGCTGCGCTGATGACTACGCATGGCGCAGCGTTTCAGGGCACGAAGTTGGGGATCACGGCCTCGGTCCATTCGGGCCCGCGGGCCGCGCTGCCGCACGGGGCGGTCCTGCCGCGTACACCCTCGCCGGGCGAGCCGGTGATCGCCGGCATAGGCTGCGCGGTGGGCGGCTATCACGCCGAAAGCGGCGCGACCTTTGTCATGGGGCAGCCCTCGCCCGAACATCGCCGCATCATGGCCGCGATGGACAGCGCCAACGCCGCCTGTGCCGAGGCGCTCTGCCGGGGCCTCGACTGCGCTGGCGTGAATACCGCTGCCCTGGAGCCGATCCGCGCCGCAGGCCTTGGCGAGGCCATCCGACACCGCATCGGCCACGGCATGGGCGTCGAGGGCCACGAGGCGCCTTGGCTGGCACCCGGCGATCGGACCCCCGCCGCGCCCGGCATGGTCTTTTCTTGCGAGCCCGGCGTCTACCGCCCCGGCCACGACGGCTGGCGCAGCATCGAAACCTTCATCATCGCACCCGATGGCGTCGAAATCGCCAGCCGGTTCCAGACCCGCACGCCATCCGACATCCGCATCATCCCCGTCTGAGGAGGACCGACATGCCCGAACCCGCAGCCTGGCGATACCAGAAGATCACCAAGCCGATGTTCGACCTGCCGCAGGAGGAGGCGATCCTCGCCGGCCGCATCCTGCCCATGGCGGGCGAGCCGATCGAGAACGGTTTTGTCCAGATTGCGGACGGGCGCATTGTCGCGGTCGGGCCGCGGACCGAGATGCCGGCAGGTGAGGTCACGGAAACCGGCGGCACCATCATGCCCGGCCTGATCAATAGCCACGCCCATCTCAGCTGGGACGGCATCCACGATCTTGCGCGGCAGTCAATGGACGACCCGGTCCCGATCTCGGTCTTCAAGGCCGCCGGCAACATGCTGAAATCGCTGCGTGCCGGTATAACTCTGGTTCGCGATCTCGGCTTTCACGGGCTGAATCTCTACTCCAAACAGGCGGTCGAGCAGGGCATCTTTCCCGGCCCGCGGGTCAAGGTCTGCGGCAACGCGATCATCCAGACGGGCGGCCACACCTACTGGGTTTGCCGCGAGGCAACAGGCGCGGACGAGATGCGCCGCGCAGTGCGCGAGCAGGTCAAGGGCGGCGCAGACCTGATCAAGATCATGGCCTGCCACGACACGCTGGAGTTCACCGACGAAGAACTGGCGGCCGTCATCGACGAAGCGCACCGCAACAAGCTGCCGGTGACGGCGCATGCGACCTATGATGCCTGCATCGCCCGCGTGGCCGAGTTCGGCGTCGATTGCATCGAGCATGGCGGGTCAATGTCGGAGGAGACGATCCAGCTGCTGCTGGCGAAGAAGCTGCCTATCGTCACCACCTTCGCGCCCCTGGTCCAGCAGAGCCAGCCCGAGATTGCTCGCAAGTTCGGTATCCCCGACTGGAAGATCGAAGAGCGTCAGAAAGCCATCGCCGATCCCAAGCGGTATGCCGGGCTCAAGCGCGCAGCCGAGGCAGGGGTGCCCATCGTCTTTGGCACCGACGCCGGCTCGCCTGCCGTCGAACATGACGTCGTAGCACCGGAACTCGCTTTCATGGTCAGCGTCGGCGTCTGCCGCGACAACCTCGATGCGCTCGCCTCGATCACTTCGCGCGCTGCCCGCATCGTGAGCATGGAGGACGAGATCGGCACGCTGGAGGCCGGCAAGGCCGCCGACCTGATCGTGGTCGATGGTAACCCCGCCGAAGATCTGTTCGCGCTGGAGCGCGTGCGCCGAACCTATGTCGCCGGGCGGAGGATGCACGGATGAGCCGCCTGCTGGACGGCCTCGCCCCCCGCATCGTCGAGGAGGACGGCAGCTTTCGCACAAAGATGCTGGGTATCGCGGCCGGGATGACCGATGTCATCGCCATGGGAAGGGGCGATCCCGATTTTCACACGCCGGCGCATATCGCCGAGGCTGCAAAGGCCGCGATCGACGCGAACGAGCATCACTATACGGGTCCGACCGGCCTTCCCGCGCTCCGCAAGGCCATCGCGGCCGACCTGGCGGCACAATACGGGCTCGACTACGACGCTGACGAGATCGTGGTGACCGCGGGCGTGCAGGAATCCATCATGCTGCTGATGCTGGCGCTCGTGCGGCAGGGCGACGAGGTGCTGATCACGTCGCCACGCTTCACCACCTATGACACTGCCGTTCACCTCTGCGGCGGGGTGCCGGTGCCGGTGCCGACGTACGAGAAGGACGACTTCGCCCTCGACCCGGACGAGATCGAAGCCCGCATCACGCCGCGCACGCGGATGTTCGTACTGGTCACCCCCAACAACCCGACCGGCGCCGTGACGCCGCCCGACGCGATCCGCCGCATCGCGGAGATCGCGATCCGGCATGACATCCTGATCGTCGCGGACGAGATTTATGCACGCATGATCTATGCCCCGAACGAGCATCTCTCGATAGCGACGCTGCCCGGCATGCGGGAGCGGACGATCACGCTCAACGGTTTCTCCAAGACCTACGCGATGACCGGATGGCGCGTCGGCTATGTCGCTGCGCCTGCCGACTTCCTGGAGCGGCTGGTCGAGACCCGCCACACGCTGTCGATCAACACCTGCACCATCAGCCAGCACGCCGCGCTCGCGGCCCTGACCGGCCCGCAGGAGCCGATCGAGGCGATGTTGGCTGAGTACCGCGAGCGCCGCGACTGGCTGATGACCGCGCTGACCGAGGCCGGTTTCACCTATGGCCACCCGGGCGGGGCTTTCTACTTCTACGTCAACATCGCAGGCACAGGGATGGAAGCCCCGCAGTTCTGCGAGGCGCTGCTGCGCGAGACCGGCGTGATGGTCTTCCCCGGCACGATGTTCGGCGACGACAGCCGCGATTATATCCGCGTCGGCTACGTCCAGCCGCTGCCCGTCATTCAGGAGGCGATGGGGCGCATTCAGCGCTTCGTCGCCGAGCGAAAGGACGCCGCATGACCGACATGCACAATACCGAAGGCTCGCGGCCCGATCCGGCGAAAAAATTCGTCGGCGTGCAGATCAGTCCGATCAGCTTTGTCGACGAAGGTGTCGACGCGGTCTTGGACACCCTGCAGGACCGGGTTGGGGCCAATGTTCTGATGCTGGGCACGGTGTCCTGGCTTGGCCTGAAGTCTGGCCGCTCGATCAGCCACGAATTGGACGGCTGGCCCGATCACGGCGTGCCCGAGCCCTACCAGATGCGCGGCGGGGCCTACTTTGATCCCGACCCGCGCTATTACCGCGACACCTTCATGGCCGACTACCGCTCGCGCGACCCTGAATTCACGGGCAAGGACGTGCTGAAGATGGTCATTCCCGCCGCCCATGCGCGCGGGATGAAGGTTTACGTCGAGTTGATGGAGCCGTTCTTCAAATACGCGGGCCACGGCTCGGCCGCGGCGGTCGAGATCCCGACACTGCCGCAGGCGATGGAAGTCGACCTCTTTGGCCGTCTGGGCGGCGAGCCCTCGACGTCGAACCCCGGCTATCGGACCTGGATCCATTCGATGATCGAAGACCAGGTGCGCAACCATGATCTCGACGGGTTCATGTGGTGCAACGAGCGCAACAGCCCGCTGGACACGCTGATCCAGGGCGGCTGCCCCGGGGATTTTTCGGCCCCTGCGCGCGCCGAAGCCGAAAGCCGGGGCGTGAATGTCGAGGCCTGCCGGCAGGCGCTGTTGCGCCTCTATGATTTCTGCCAGGAAGCGGCGGCCGGCAAGTCCTTTGCCGATGGCAACCTGATTGCCTTCCTGCGCGTGCTTCTGGAAAACCCCGAGGCGCTGATCTGGGAAAAGTTCTGGCTTGAGCGCAACAAGGATCTGGACCGCGAATTGTACGGCCTGGTGAAATGGTGCAAGCCGACGCTGCCGTTCGGGCTGAACATCTGGAATCGTAACCATTTCAATATTTTGCGCCGCGCGCAGTGGCCTTGGGCTGAACAAACGCGCTATGCCGATTTCGTCAAACCGATCACCTATCAGCATCAGGCGGGCGAAGTCTGGGCGAAAGAACTGGGTTTCTTCCGCAAGACCGTCCTGCGCGACTTTGCCCCGGCAGAGGCGCAGGCGGCGCTGTTCCACATCCTCGGGTTCGACGAGGCGCCGTGGGACGCCATTGTCAGCGCCGGCATGGACCCCGATACCTATGTCTATGGCCAATGCGCCGACGCGCTGCGCGGGGTCGAGGGCAAGGCGGACGTGTATATGGGCATTGGCGTCGACGCGCCCCGCTCGCGCCCTGACACGGCGAAGATGACCGCCGACATCGCCTATCGCTCGGTCATGGCGACTTATCGGGCGGGCGGACACGGCGTTGTACTGTCGCCGAACTACAGTTCGATGCGGCTGACCCATCTTGACGGGGTAGCGCGGGCCCTGACCGAATTGGGGCTGAAATGAGCGTTGATCTGGCCATCAACGGCGGCACGGTGCTGACGCCAGAAGGGCTGCGGCCTGTCACCGTACTTGTGCGGGATGGCCGCGTCGCAGGTCTGGCCGGGCCGGAAGAGGCGGTGCCGGCCGCCGAGGTGATCGATGCCGCCGGGCTGCATGTCCTGCCCGGCGTCATCGACATTCATTGCCATATCCGCTCGCCCGCCTACCCCCAGCGCGGCAGCGTCGCCAGCGAGACCGCGGCGGCCGCCGCGGGCGGCATAACGACAGTGTTCGAAATGCCGATCACCGACCCCTGCTGCAACAGCCCGGAGCGGCTGCGGCTGCGGCGCGATCATTTCGCCCCGAGCGCGCATGTGGATTTCGCGCTCTATGCCGCCCCGGCGACCCTGACCGAGGCCGCCTTCGAGGCCTTGGCCGAGGCCGGCGCGATCGGGTTGAAAATCTTTACCACTCCCGCACCTCCCGGTCGCGAGGCGGAGTTCGCGGGGCTGTCATGGCCCGACGCCGCCGACCAGCTGCGCGTGCTGCAACTGGCCGCGCGCGTGGGCCTACCTGTGGTCGTCCATGCCGAACATCCGGAGTTGCTGGCCCGGGCCGCAGCGAATGCCGCATCACTGGACGCCGCGCGGGCCACTACACATGAGGCCGGCCGCCCAGCTCTGGCCGAAGTTCTCGCGCTGGCGCAGCTTCTGACGCTGAACATCGCCGCCGGCGCGCGGCTTCACATCGCGCATGTGACCTCGGCCGCGGCGGTCGACATGCTGCGCCGCTTTGCCGGCAGTTCCGATTTTTCGGCCGAGACCTGTCCGCACTACCTGCTCCACACGATCGAGGACATCGAACGGATCGGCGTCTGCGCCAAGATCAACCCGCCGGTGCGCACTGCCGCCGACCGCGAGGCGCTTTGGGCGGCGGTAGCGGACGGAACGCTCGGCCATGTGGCTTCCGACCATGCCGCCTTCGCGCCGGCGGAAAAGGGCGCGGTGGAGGGTAACTTCCTCACCGCGCCACCCGGCCACCCCGGCCTCGATACGATGCTGCCGTCGATGCTGGACGCAGTCGCGGGCGGCCGCATGGACCTCGCCAGCATGATGGACCGCCTGTCGGGCGCGGGCGCGCGCCGCTTTGGCCTCGCGGACAAGGGCAAGATCGCCGTCGGCGCTGCCGCCGATCTGATCCTCGCCGACCTCGGGGCCGAGACACACGTCACGGAGGCAGGCCTCCAGACAGCCGCTCGCGCTATCGCCCGGCTGTCGCATGGCGCGCGCCTACGCGGGCGGCTCACGCGCACGCTGGTCGCGGGACGCTCTGCCTGGGACGGCGCGCATACCGGCCCGGCGGGCACTGGACGCTTCGTTTCCCCCCGCACCCTGCACGGAGGTTCGCAATGACCGATACGCATCTGCTGGAGGTCACCGACCTGCAGACCCAGTTCCAGTTGTCGGGCAACCTGTCGGTCACGGCCGCGGACGGCATCAGCTTTACCGTGAATGCGGGCGAGACCGTCGCCATCGTGGGTGAAAGCGGCTCTGGAAAATCGGTGACGTCGCTGTCGATCATCCGCCTGCTGCCCAGCAAGGTGGGACGCATCACGCGGGGTTCGGTCCGCCTGCGCGGACGCGAACTGACCACCCTGCCCGAGGCCGAGATGCGGGCGGTGCGCGGGCGCGATATCGGAATGATCTTTCAGGAGCCGATGACCAGCCTGAACCCGGTCCACACAATCGGCCGCCAGATCGCCGAGGTCGTGATCCGCCATGAGCGACTGTCCGCCCGCGCCGCTCACGAGCGCGCGGTCGAGATGCTGGCGCTGGTCGGTATCCCCGAGCCGCGCCGCCGCGCCGACAACTATCCGCACGAGATGTCAGGCGGCATGCGCCAGCGAGCCATGATCGCCATGGCACTGGCCTGCCAGCCCGCACTGCTGATCGCGGACGAGCCGACCACCGCGCTGGACGTGACGATCCAGGCGCAGATCCTTGAGCTGATGCGCGAGCTGCAGCAGCGCCTTGGCATGGCCATCGTGTTCATCACCCATGATCTTGGCGTGGTGGCGGAAATGGCCGACCGGGTGATCGTCATGTATGCCAGCGAAGTCGTCGAAAGTGCGCCGGTGGGCGACCTCTTTTCGCAGCCATTGATGCCTTATACCGCGGGACTGATGCGCTCGATCCCGCACCTCGGCGCCTCGCGCGGCAAGCGGCTGGACGCCATCCCCGGACAGGTGCCGGCGATGACGCGCCTGCCCAAGGGTTGCCGTTTCTCGACCCGCTGCCCCTTTGTCCAGGATCGTTGCCGCGAAACGCGCCCGCCGCTTGAAGCAGCCGGCCCCGACCGCAGTGTGCGGTGCATCCGTTGGCGCGAACTGAATCTCGGCGAAAGGCTGACGGCATGAACGCGGATTTGCTGCAGGTCGAGGGTCTGACCAAGCACTTCCCCATCCGCGGGGGCGTGCTGAACAGGGTCGTGAACCATGTGAAGGCGGTGCAGGAGATCAGCTTCAACATCCGCCGCGGCGAAGTCGTCGGGCTGGTCGGCGAGAGCGGATCCGGCAAGACCACCGTCGGCCGGCTGCTGTTGCGCCTGGAAAATGCGACGGCCGGCAAGGTGTCGTTCGATGGCACCGACGTCACGGCCCTGCCCAAGGACCGGTTGCGCCGGTTCCGAAAGCGGATGCAGATCGTCTTTCAGGACCCTTATGCCAGCCTGAACCCGCGCGAGCGGATTGGCACCGTTCTGCAGCATGCCCTGTCGCTTCATGGTATCGGCACGGCCGCCGACCGGCCTGATCGCGCGGCGGCGCTGCTGGAGCGGGTTGGCCTGCCGGCCGACTACCTCGACCGCTTTCCGCACGAATTCAGCGGCGGTCAGCGCCAGAGGATTGGCATCGCCCGGGCCCTCGCTGTCGAGCCCGAATTCATCGTTGCCGATGAGCCGGTCAGCGCGCTGGACGTGTCGATCCAGGCGCAGGTCATCAACCTGCTGGACGATCTGCGGCGCGATTTCGGCCTGACGATGCTGTTCATCGCCCATGACCTCGCGGTGGTCGAACATATCTGCGACCGAGTGATCGTCATGTACCTCGGCCGGATCATGGAGATCGCCTCGGCCGAGGATCTGTATGCCCGACCCAATCACCCCTACACCAAGGCGCTGCTATCCGCCGTGCCCCTGCCAAAGCCGGGGGCCAAACGTCAGCGCGTGATCCTGCAAGGGGACATTCCCAGCCCGATCAACCCGCCATCAGGTTGCGTGTTCCGCACGCGATGCCCGCTGGCGAGCGAGGCCTGTGCCCAGCTAATTCCCCCGCTGGTCCCGGTCGGCAAGGACCACTTCAGCGCGTGCATCAAGACGACATAGGCGGTTCTGACCTGGGGCCCGGCGTTCTTGGGCGGGCTGGGCACGACGCCACGTCTGCGCCGACCTTAAAGTAGGCCGCTGCTCACGGGCGCACTGGCGCCTCTGCCACTGCCGCTGGCGTATCTTCAG
Coding sequences within it:
- a CDS encoding M24 family metallopeptidase, with product MTPLPAAFHAMLRDRLRARAEAAGLDGLLLLAPGNVVWATGWAFSANERPLGLWLPVEGDAVLMVPSLEVENAADVPGVGLRSYDEYPGETPPVLWMIAEARAQRIGVERLDARLLAPAQDVARIDLTDHATPERAVKHPEELALIREAARFADMVLDRLLTAGGDIVAQGGTELDLMADATSHAEAALMTTHGAAFQGTKLGITASVHSGPRAALPHGAVLPRTPSPGEPVIAGIGCAVGGYHAESGATFVMGQPSPEHRRIMAAMDSANAACAEALCRGLDCAGVNTAALEPIRAAGLGEAIRHRIGHGMGVEGHEAPWLAPGDRTPAAPGMVFSCEPGVYRPGHDGWRSIETFIIAPDGVEIASRFQTRTPSDIRIIPV
- a CDS encoding amidohydrolase family protein: MPEPAAWRYQKITKPMFDLPQEEAILAGRILPMAGEPIENGFVQIADGRIVAVGPRTEMPAGEVTETGGTIMPGLINSHAHLSWDGIHDLARQSMDDPVPISVFKAAGNMLKSLRAGITLVRDLGFHGLNLYSKQAVEQGIFPGPRVKVCGNAIIQTGGHTYWVCREATGADEMRRAVREQVKGGADLIKIMACHDTLEFTDEELAAVIDEAHRNKLPVTAHATYDACIARVAEFGVDCIEHGGSMSEETIQLLLAKKLPIVTTFAPLVQQSQPEIARKFGIPDWKIEERQKAIADPKRYAGLKRAAEAGVPIVFGTDAGSPAVEHDVVAPELAFMVSVGVCRDNLDALASITSRAARIVSMEDEIGTLEAGKAADLIVVDGNPAEDLFALERVRRTYVAGRRMHG
- a CDS encoding pyridoxal phosphate-dependent aminotransferase yields the protein MSRLLDGLAPRIVEEDGSFRTKMLGIAAGMTDVIAMGRGDPDFHTPAHIAEAAKAAIDANEHHYTGPTGLPALRKAIAADLAAQYGLDYDADEIVVTAGVQESIMLLMLALVRQGDEVLITSPRFTTYDTAVHLCGGVPVPVPTYEKDDFALDPDEIEARITPRTRMFVLVTPNNPTGAVTPPDAIRRIAEIAIRHDILIVADEIYARMIYAPNEHLSIATLPGMRERTITLNGFSKTYAMTGWRVGYVAAPADFLERLVETRHTLSINTCTISQHAALAALTGPQEPIEAMLAEYRERRDWLMTALTEAGFTYGHPGGAFYFYVNIAGTGMEAPQFCEALLRETGVMVFPGTMFGDDSRDYIRVGYVQPLPVIQEAMGRIQRFVAERKDAA
- a CDS encoding alpha-amylase family protein, yielding MTDMHNTEGSRPDPAKKFVGVQISPISFVDEGVDAVLDTLQDRVGANVLMLGTVSWLGLKSGRSISHELDGWPDHGVPEPYQMRGGAYFDPDPRYYRDTFMADYRSRDPEFTGKDVLKMVIPAAHARGMKVYVELMEPFFKYAGHGSAAAVEIPTLPQAMEVDLFGRLGGEPSTSNPGYRTWIHSMIEDQVRNHDLDGFMWCNERNSPLDTLIQGGCPGDFSAPARAEAESRGVNVEACRQALLRLYDFCQEAAAGKSFADGNLIAFLRVLLENPEALIWEKFWLERNKDLDRELYGLVKWCKPTLPFGLNIWNRNHFNILRRAQWPWAEQTRYADFVKPITYQHQAGEVWAKELGFFRKTVLRDFAPAEAQAALFHILGFDEAPWDAIVSAGMDPDTYVYGQCADALRGVEGKADVYMGIGVDAPRSRPDTAKMTADIAYRSVMATYRAGGHGVVLSPNYSSMRLTHLDGVARALTELGLK
- a CDS encoding dihydroorotase gives rise to the protein MSVDLAINGGTVLTPEGLRPVTVLVRDGRVAGLAGPEEAVPAAEVIDAAGLHVLPGVIDIHCHIRSPAYPQRGSVASETAAAAAGGITTVFEMPITDPCCNSPERLRLRRDHFAPSAHVDFALYAAPATLTEAAFEALAEAGAIGLKIFTTPAPPGREAEFAGLSWPDAADQLRVLQLAARVGLPVVVHAEHPELLARAAANAASLDAARATTHEAGRPALAEVLALAQLLTLNIAAGARLHIAHVTSAAAVDMLRRFAGSSDFSAETCPHYLLHTIEDIERIGVCAKINPPVRTAADREALWAAVADGTLGHVASDHAAFAPAEKGAVEGNFLTAPPGHPGLDTMLPSMLDAVAGGRMDLASMMDRLSGAGARRFGLADKGKIAVGAAADLILADLGAETHVTEAGLQTAARAIARLSHGARLRGRLTRTLVAGRSAWDGAHTGPAGTGRFVSPRTLHGGSQ
- a CDS encoding ABC transporter ATP-binding protein, with product MTDTHLLEVTDLQTQFQLSGNLSVTAADGISFTVNAGETVAIVGESGSGKSVTSLSIIRLLPSKVGRITRGSVRLRGRELTTLPEAEMRAVRGRDIGMIFQEPMTSLNPVHTIGRQIAEVVIRHERLSARAAHERAVEMLALVGIPEPRRRADNYPHEMSGGMRQRAMIAMALACQPALLIADEPTTALDVTIQAQILELMRELQQRLGMAIVFITHDLGVVAEMADRVIVMYASEVVESAPVGDLFSQPLMPYTAGLMRSIPHLGASRGKRLDAIPGQVPAMTRLPKGCRFSTRCPFVQDRCRETRPPLEAAGPDRSVRCIRWRELNLGERLTA
- a CDS encoding ABC transporter ATP-binding protein, which translates into the protein MNADLLQVEGLTKHFPIRGGVLNRVVNHVKAVQEISFNIRRGEVVGLVGESGSGKTTVGRLLLRLENATAGKVSFDGTDVTALPKDRLRRFRKRMQIVFQDPYASLNPRERIGTVLQHALSLHGIGTAADRPDRAAALLERVGLPADYLDRFPHEFSGGQRQRIGIARALAVEPEFIVADEPVSALDVSIQAQVINLLDDLRRDFGLTMLFIAHDLAVVEHICDRVIVMYLGRIMEIASAEDLYARPNHPYTKALLSAVPLPKPGAKRQRVILQGDIPSPINPPSGCVFRTRCPLASEACAQLIPPLVPVGKDHFSACIKTT